The following nucleotide sequence is from Pseudoliparis swirei isolate HS2019 ecotype Mariana Trench chromosome 7, NWPU_hadal_v1, whole genome shotgun sequence.
TTCCCATATGGACCAaatggtcatgtgtgtgtgtgtgtgtgtgtgtgtgtgtgtgtgtgtcgggctgCAATTTACAACTAATTTCGTTCTTATTAGTTTGTTCAACAATGAAATCAGAAGCCTTAACCCACCAAGAAAGTctataaatgttattttttttgtcctttAAACAGTCGAAATTCCAAATCCGTGTTCATTTTTGGGCCtttttaacaaaaataaatagtttcagattctttttttctgttgatCGATTAATTTAGGAATCCATTTCGTTTTTTGGGCCGCACACGTGTTTATGTTGGAATTGTACATGTGCAACACTCACCCTGCAAAATACTTTGCTAGGAAAAGCAGGAGATAGCAAAAAGTTCCAAAAATGATGACAACCACGACTTGTCCATCTTCTGGTATCCAGTCCCATAAATACATCACGATTCCCTGTGAGATGTTGAAAAGACACTCAGAGAACCAAGTTCACCGGATGTGCAACATGGGGGATGTAattcattacatgtcatttaatgTAATTCAAATGTatcgcaatgtaatttattgggATGTCAGCCGCGTGTCCTTCTGGACTTACTGTGAAGACGGAGAGGGTCCGAGTCGGGCCTTCGCCCAGCAGCACGTCGAGCTCGTCTTGAGAGAAAGTGTTCACGATGAAACTGAGGACGAAGAGGACCGGCAGGAAAACGCCCTGAGCGCCGCACACCAACGAGTGAAGACGGACGCTTTTGTTGTGAGTGACATCAGCCCTGAGTGCACACGCAGGACATCTGATTACATATCTCATTTTCTGCAGCAGATAATACTATTGGGTGACTCATCTCCATGGAGACGGTACATCTGGTGAACTGGCTCTGAGATGCCAGCTGTCGCTGTGCATCAGGACACATGGGATGTGGACACAGTACCACGCGCTACCAGGAGGGGGAGAGGTCAAACCTGTCCTGCTCTAGTCTGCTGCTGATGGTGGAACAAATGAGGTCACAGTCTTTCTCCAGCCGGTCCAGAGTCTTCTGGACGGCCTGGTTGATGGTCTTCTCGATGGTCTGACACACCCCATCGATCTGGTTCACACAGCGGCTGGGCTGAACGGGACAAAGGCTCATCAGTGCACGTTTACCAATGATTCCCCAACGTGTCGGCCGGCTCACAGAGGGACGGTCCGGACGACTGTCCTGAGGGCGTTCTGACTGACAGCCTTGTGCACTCAGCAGGAAGTGAAGCTACACTAGCTCAGCGGAAATAAAATGGAGGTCAGGAGGGGTGCACACATTGACCATGCAGAGAAGAGCCTTGTGGTGGTGGGTCACAAGAAGGTGCAGCATCACTCAGGCCTGGGGCTGCTCTGTCAAAGGTGGCTTATCAGAGGCCATGGTTTacaacaccccccacccccttctccaAAATGAATCATCCTGTTCCATCAACAGCCACCAGGAAGCGTGGAGAATTTACATTCAAGTATAATAAATGTCGGTTCAGCCCAAGGACAGCAGACAGCTTTAAATCCAGACCCCAGATCAGACCTGAGATCTGTTGAaggaaaacaacacaaacaactccAATCTCTGATGGAGGGAAACACTGCATGCTTTTTTTAGTTTGTAAAATCTTCAGTTAAAACTAAAAGCATGATCATTTTGGCTTCAAgtttatttacaaatatatatacctccgatgtgaggttctgggacagggatgtctgtgtacaggttgtaaagcaaatttgtaatttgtgaaaatgggctatacaaataaactgaattgaaaactgaatataTATTAAACTACATGCTGTTAAATGTCCACCAGGGGAACATAGAGCCGGCTCTCAGTCTCACCCTCTGGGGGTTGGGGATGTATATCGTCGGCATCTCAAAACCACATTTATTGAGACCTGGCCGGCGACACAGCTCCTGGACTATCTGCATCATCACCCTCTGCAGACGGAAACACAGAGGATATATTTTTAGGATTAACATGACCTCTTTGGCTGCAAatctataaaaaagaaaaagagaacagACGGACACTAAATGAacgacctgtctgtctgtttccttCCCGGCTTCGTCTGCCTTGCTGAGGTAGAACCGCAGTTTGTCTCCGCACTTGTcgctcagcttctccacgatgttgagCGTGCGTTTGCAGAGCGCCTGGCCCATCGGGTCGAAGAACACAAAGACCAAGTCGGCCTGTTCTCCtgcacaaacagacaaacatgaGGGAGACGCAGCCGCTGGAGAGCAGCCGGTGCGACGTGCAGCTGCAGAGACATACCCAACCACGAGATGGCGCTGTTGACATCAAACGGGTAGACCATGTCTCCGTCCACCAACCCCGGGGTGTCCACGAACATCACCAGACTGAACTTCTTCTGTTTGGAGGTGGAGATCTCCGCAGTGAGATAGTCCATGACACCTGGAATACACAAACGCCGAGTGCGTACAGGTGCTTCCTCCATGAAGATCCGTTCAAAGTAAATAATTAAGAGTCGAGTCCCGAAGAAAGACGTTTACTTTAATGGCGAAATAACTACAATGTGCTCCGTGGAAACTGCAGTGCGGTCAATACTCGTAAAACCTGAGGGAGGCCAGCGGCGTGAAACATCAGGAACCCAGTCGACGTGTCGTGCTCGCGGGTTTGCATTGGGAAAACAATCTGTAATCTAACTGAAGAAAACATTCAGGATGGTCTGGTGAAAGATGTGTCGCTGCCGCCATGCAGAAAAAAACCCGTCCATTCTGAttcaacacacgcacacgcgcacacccacacacacacaccaggtctcAGTTTTCTCACCGTCTGTTGTCATGGTTACACACAACAGCTCTTCAACTGGCAGCTTTAGCGCGGGGCGTGGGACATAAAGCTAGCCAGTGAAGAACGACTGTGAGGCAACGCGCTGCGAGGTCACGAGAAATCTCCACCACAACCCGAGTCTGAGCACCACAACAGGACCACTATTgacaaaataacacacacacacacacatgcgactGGGATGACACAGAGGCTGTTTCATAGGAAGAGGCAGGTGTTAACAGCAAGCACAAATCCCATCCTTGTGCTGCAGCGAGCAGCACACTGCTGCTGAGCCATGAGCATTCCCTCCTGAGGCCGTGAGCATTCCCTCCTGAGGCCGTGAGCATTCCCTCCTGAGCCATGAGCATTCCCTCCTGAGGCCGTGAGCATTCCCTCCTGAGGCCGTGAGCATTCCCTCCTGAGGCCGTGAGCATTCCCTCCTGAGGCCGTGAGCATTCCCTCCTGAGGCCGTGAGCATTCCCTCCTGAGGCCGTGAGCATTCCCTCCTGAGGCCGTGAGCATTCCCTCCTGAGGCCGTGAGCATTCCCTCCTGAGGCCGTGAGCATTCCCTCCTGAGGCCATGAGCATTCCCTCCTGAGGCCATGAGCATTCCCTCCTGAGGCCATGAGCATTCCCTCCTGAGGCCGTGAGCATTCCCTCCTGAGGCCGTGAGCATTCCCTCCGGCTCCTCAGACACCAGCATGGCCACGGCATCAACGCACCGGCCTCCTGTCACACATGCCAGAAATATATTCCCAGTCTCGCAATCTCAAGCCACGATTGTCGCGCCCCGAGGTGACGGGATGACAACACATCCGAGCATGCAGATGTTATCGAGCAGCTTCGCGGCGGCCGGtggacactcacacacgcacgcatccTACGAGAAATGCAAAAAACAGCAATTATGTAAGCCCATTTAAAAACAAGCGAATCAAATAGCCTCGATTCAGACATCGTCTTCCACTCGATCGGAAGAAAGTCTTCTGATACTCTGAGAAAGGTGAAACAAGAGTGACACTCGCCCATGGGTGCTAAGTTCCTGGAGTGACTGTAATGGAGAAGGCTTCCCTGGAGGAACCGGGCCGAGGCTGCGGCGCTGCTGCATCGAGCAAGACCAGAAGATAACTTGCCGGACTAAACGGGTCAAACCAGACGCAGCGCAAACACTTCTTATGGGAACGAAGAATCACGGCCACACATATTGTTGTTGAACAATATTGAGCCGTTAGTGATCAGTCCAGCTCCACGCAGCCATCAGTCTCGACAACAGGTCGATGAGACAGACGCGCCT
It contains:
- the si:dkey-98f17.5 gene encoding uncharacterized protein si:dkey-98f17.5; translation: MSGRKPRSVANPLEAAITTPSERILRECHALYVDSEHGLVRIASSLGVRLLPPRKKIVVMILGNHSAGKSSFINWYAEEHIQKAGVAIETQGFTFITSGRRRESLTGNATLHLYPHFRPLLEFKGVMDYLTAEISTSKQKKFSLVMFVDTPGLVDGDMVYPFDVNSAISWLGEQADLVFVFFDPMGQALCKRTLNIVEKLSDKCGDKLRFYLSKADEAGKETDRQRVMMQIVQELCRRPGLNKCGFEMPTIYIPNPQRPSRCVNQIDGVCQTIEKTINQAVQKTLDRLEKDCDLICSTISSRLEQDRADVTHNKSVRLHSLVCGAQGVFLPVLFVLSFIVNTFSQDELDVLLGEGPTRTLSVFTGIVMYLWDWIPEDGQVVVVIIFGTFCYLLLFLAKYFAGQRKKTLTKKEKRTMAEYSDYIQDIVKTKKEKLYEWYLQQCAAEYEL